From Grus americana isolate bGruAme1 chromosome 11, bGruAme1.mat, whole genome shotgun sequence, a single genomic window includes:
- the TNNC1 gene encoding troponin C, slow skeletal and cardiac muscles, with translation MDDIYKAAVEQLTEEQKNEFKAAFDIFVLGAEDGCISTKELGKVMRMLGQNPTPEELQEMIDEVDEDGSGTVDFDEFLVMMVRCMKDDSKGKTEEELSDLFRMFDKNADGYIDLEELKIMLQATGETITEDDIEELMKDGDKNNDGRIDYDEFLEFMKGVE, from the exons ATGGATGACATTTATAAGGCAGCG GTTGAGCAGctgacagaagaacaaaaaaatg AGTTCAAGGCTGCCTTTGACATCTTCGTGCTGGGGGCAGAAGACGGTTGCATCAGCACCaaggagctggggaaggtgaTGCGGATGCTGGGGCAGAACCCCACCcctgaggagctgcaggagatgATAGACGAAGTGGATGAGGATG gcagcggcACTGTAGACTTTGATGAGTTCCTTGTTATGATGGTCCGGTGTATGAAAgatgacagcaaaggaaaaaccgAAGAGGAACTCTCAGATCTCTTCAGGATGTTTGATAA AAACGCTGATGGCTACATCGACCTCGAGGAGCTGAAAATCATGCTGCAGGCGACGGGAGAGACTATCACCGAGGACGACATAGAAGAACTGATGAAAGACGGGGATAAAAACAACGATGGCAGGATTGACTATGACG AGTTCCTGGAGTTTATGAAGGGAGTTGAATAA
- the NISCH gene encoding nischarin isoform X2 gives MEAAAGGEDGEEPPREARVLGSELVETYTVYIIQVSVGNHQWTVKHRYSDFHDLHEKLVSEKKIDKNLLPPKKIIGKNSKSLVEKRQKELEVYLQTLLVKFPVTAPKVLSHFLHFHLYEINGITAALAEELFHKGEQLLMAGEVFTIRPLQLYAVTQQLLQGKPTCANGDAKTDLGHILDFTCRLKYLKVAGTGGPFGTSNIQEHLLPFDLSIFKSLHQIEINHCGGKLIKGLTSSKHALATMSVRFSATSMKEILVPEASEFDQWEPEGATSSCPVTAVIPTWRTLTTLDMSHNSISQIDDSVKLIPKIEFLDLSHNGVSLVENLQHLYNLVHLDLSYNKLTSLEGVHTKLGNIKTLNLAGNQLERLCGLNKLYSLVNLDLSNNKIEQIDEVKNIGNLPCLEKVVLSSNPLSIIPDYRTKVLAQFGDRASEVCLDNIVTTEKELDTVEVLKAIQKAKEVKYKLSNSDKKISEDSRLTAASSKSNCSSLTVRPSSPSLPRPVSSSQGNHK, from the exons ATGgaagcggcggcggggggcgagGACGGCGAGGAGCCCCCGCGGGAGGCCCGAGTCCTGGGTTCCGAGCTGGTGGAGACCTACACG gtaTACATTATTCAGGTCAGTGTTGGCAATCATCAGTGGACAGTCAAACATCGTTATAGTGATTTCCATGACCTGCATGAAAAG cttgtttcagaaaagaaaatagacaaAAATCTGTTACCTCCCAAGAAGATTATTGGAAAAAATTCGAAAAGCCTGgtggagaaaagacaaaaggaattAGAGGTCTACCTGCAAACCCTGCTAGTCAAGTTCCCTGTCACTGCTCCTAAAGTTTTGTCACACTTTCTACACTTTCATTTATAT GAGATCAATGGGATCACTGCTGCGTTGGCAGAAGAACTCTTCCACAAAG GAGAGCAGTTGTTAATGGCTGGAGAAGTCTTCACCATCAGACCCTTGCAGTTATATGCTGTCACTCAACAGTTGCTACAGGGGAAGCCTACGTGTGCTAATGGAGATGCCAAAACAGATCTAGGTCATATTCTAGATTTCACTTGTAGACTCAAGTATTTAAAG GTTGCTGGAACAGGGGGACCTTTTGGAACCAGTAACATTCAGGAGCATCTGTTGCCCTTTGATCTGTCAATTTTCAAATCACTTCATCAAATAGAG ATCAATCATTGTGGGGGAAAGCTTATCAAAGGGCTGACTTCATCAAAACATGCTCTGGCCACAATGAGTGTTCGATTTTCGGCAACATCAATGAAG GAAATCCTAGTGCCTGAGGCCTCTGAGTTTGATCAGTGGGAGCCAGAGGGTGCAACTTCAAGTTGTCCAGTGACAGCAGTTATCCCAACTTGGAGAACTTTAACAACTTTGGATATGAGTCACAATAGCATCTCTCAAATCGATGATTCAGtg AAATTAATTCCGAAGATTGAATTCCTGGATTTGAGTCACAATGGGGTGTCTCTGGTAGAAAATTTACAG CATCTTTACAACCTTGTTCACCTGGACTTATCTTACAACAAGCTTACATCACTAGAAGGTGTTCACACAAAACTGGGAAACATCAAAACTCTGAATTTAGCAGGAAATCAGCTGGAAAGGCTGTGTGGTCTTAACAAACTGTACTCATTAGTCAACTTGGATCTGAGCAACAACAAAATAGAACAG ATTGATGAAGTAAAAAATATAGGAAACCTGCCATGCCTAGAAAAGGTGGTCTTATCCAGCAATCCATTGAGCATCATCCCTGATTATCGGACCAAAGTACTTGCTCAGTTTGGGGACAGGGCCTCAGAG gTCTGTTTGGATAACATTGTTACCACAGAAAAGGAACTAGATACCGTGGAAGTGCTAAAAGCTATTCAAAAAGCAAAGGAGGTGAAATACAAACTGAGCAACTCCGATAAAAAG ATCAGTGAGGACTCCAGGCTCACTGCTGCCAGCTCCAAATCAAACTGTTCTTCTCTTACTGTTcgtccttcctctccctctctgcctcgTCCTGTCAGCTCCAGCCAAGGTAATCAT AAATAA